The following proteins are encoded in a genomic region of Bacteroidia bacterium:
- the dnaB gene encoding replicative DNA helicase codes for MEKKDYKKKQVVQNESNLGKIPPQALELEEAVLGAIMIDKDAANTVLEILKPESFYSDINKKVFEAITALSKEMQPIDILTVKDELVKRKQLNEIGGALYLTKLTGRVASAAHCEFHARIIAQKYIQRELIRIATDIERKAFDDEEDIDDLLDYSQDQIFGLSEGTIKRETQPIDEVLKKAIEQIRIAGERKDGLSGVPSGFSDIDRVTSGWQNSDLIIVAARPSMGKTAFVLSMARNIAVNHKQAVGFFSLEMSSVQLVNRLVVAETELKAETIRTGKLSPQEWGILETRIKTLENCNIYIDDTPAITIFELRSKARRLVSQKDVKLIIIDYLQLMSSPSDNKGNREQEVSTISRSLKALAKDLNVPIIALSQLNRSVETRSGSKRPQLSDLRESGAIEQDADIVMFIHRPEKYGLDSGEEGESTKGLAQIIIAKHRNGAVTDVDLKFIENFAKFTDWDEFGIGNITDSQSPTVVMPSKMNTSTDISKLDIGRSFDDDNVAPY; via the coding sequence ATGGAAAAGAAAGACTACAAAAAGAAGCAAGTTGTTCAGAATGAATCAAATTTAGGGAAAATTCCTCCACAGGCATTAGAGTTGGAAGAGGCAGTTTTAGGTGCTATTATGATTGATAAAGATGCTGCCAACACAGTTCTTGAGATATTAAAGCCCGAAAGTTTTTATAGCGATATAAACAAAAAAGTTTTTGAAGCAATAACTGCATTATCAAAAGAAATGCAGCCTATAGACATTTTAACTGTTAAAGACGAACTAGTTAAACGTAAACAATTAAATGAAATCGGTGGTGCATTATATTTAACCAAACTTACAGGAAGAGTGGCTTCTGCTGCCCATTGTGAGTTTCATGCACGTATTATTGCTCAAAAGTATATTCAAAGAGAACTTATCCGGATTGCTACCGATATTGAAAGAAAAGCTTTCGATGATGAAGAAGATATTGACGATTTGCTTGATTACAGCCAGGACCAGATTTTTGGTCTTTCAGAAGGAACAATAAAACGCGAAACTCAACCTATAGATGAAGTTCTGAAAAAAGCAATTGAACAAATAAGGATTGCCGGTGAACGTAAAGATGGATTAAGTGGTGTTCCATCAGGGTTTTCAGACATTGACAGAGTAACCTCAGGATGGCAAAATTCAGATTTAATTATAGTTGCAGCCCGTCCAAGTATGGGTAAAACTGCATTCGTACTTTCAATGGCAAGAAATATTGCAGTAAACCACAAGCAGGCAGTTGGCTTTTTCAGTCTTGAAATGTCATCTGTTCAGTTGGTAAATCGTCTTGTTGTTGCCGAAACCGAACTAAAGGCTGAAACAATTCGTACCGGAAAACTTAGTCCTCAGGAATGGGGCATTTTAGAAACCAGAATAAAAACACTAGAAAATTGCAATATTTATATTGACGATACCCCAGCAATCACAATTTTTGAACTTCGCTCAAAAGCAAGAAGATTAGTTTCGCAAAAAGACGTAAAACTTATTATTATTGACTATTTGCAATTAATGAGTTCACCTAGCGACAATAAGGGAAATCGCGAACAAGAAGTAAGTACAATTTCACGTTCTCTTAAAGCTTTGGCAAAAGATTTAAACGTTCCAATTATAGCTCTTTCGCAGTTAAACCGTTCTGTCGAAACAAGATCAGGTTCAAAACGACCACAACTTTCCGACCTTCGTGAATCTGGAGCTATTGAACAGGATGCTGATATTGTAATGTTTATTCACCGACCTGAGAAATACGGTCTGGATAGTGGCGAAGAAGGTGAATCAACTAAAGGACTGGCACAAATCATCATTGCAAAACACAGAAACGGTGCAGTAACCGATGTTGATCTTAAATTTATTGAAAACTTTGCAAAATTTACAGATTGGGACGAATTCGGTATTGGAAACATTACCGACAGCCAATCCCCAACTGTTGTGATGCCTTCAAAAATGAATACCTCTACAGACATTTCAAAACT